A genomic window from Glycine max cultivar Williams 82 chromosome 17, Glycine_max_v4.0, whole genome shotgun sequence includes:
- the LOC100101868 gene encoding probable pectate lyase 18 codes for MATTFLSLLFLLFSLLTPTLISSSPVQDPEFVAQEVHRKINASVARRNLGYLSCATGNPIDDCWRCDPNWEKNRQRLADCAIGFGKNAIGGKNGKIYVVTDSGDDDPVTPKPGTLRYAVIQDEPLWIIFARDMVIKLKEELIMNSFKTIDGRGASVHIAGGPCITIQYVTNVIIHGINIHDCKQGGNAMVRDSPRHYGWRTISDGDGVSIFGGSHVWVDHCSLSNCNDGLIDAIHGSTGITISNNYMTHHDKVMLLGHSDSYTQDKSMQVTIAFNHFGEGLVQRMPRCRHGYFHVVNNDYTHWEMYAIGGSANPTINSQGNRFVAPDDRFSKEVTKHEDAPESEWKGWNWRSEGDLLVNGAFFTASGAGASSSYARASSLSARPSSLVGSITTGAGALSCRKGSRC; via the exons ATGGCCAccacttttctctctctcctcttcctcctcttctctCTCCTCACCCCGACCCTCATTTCCTCTTCCCCTGTCCAAGACCCTGAATTTGTGGCCCAAGAAGTTCACAG GAAAATCAATGCTTCTGTAGCTAGAAGGAATTTGGGGTACTTGTCCTGCGCAACAGGGAACCCCATTGATGATTGCTGGAGGTGCGACCCAAACTGGGAGAAGAACCGCCAGAGGCTAGCGGATTGTGCGATTGGTTTCGGCAAAAACGCCATCGGAGGAAAGAACGGAAAAATCTACGTGGTGACAGATTCCGGCGACGACGATCCGGTAACCCCCAAGCCGGGAACTCTCCGTTATGCAGTTATTCAAGACGAGCCTCTCTGGATCATCTTCGCAAGAGACATGGTGATCAAGCTGAAGGAAGAGCTGATCATGAACTCATTCAAAACCATTGATGGAAGAGGTGCTAGCGTGCACATTGCGGGTGGTCCATGCATAACGATACAGTATGTAACAAACGTTATAATCCATGGGATTAACATTCATGATTGTAAGCAAGGTGGGAATGCTATGGTGCGGGACTCACCACGGCACTACGGGTGGAGGACCATATCGGACGGTGATGGCGTGTCGATCTTTGGAGGGAGTCACGTATGGGTTGACCATTGCTCTTTGTCTAACTGCAATGATGGGTTGATCGATGCCATTCATGGGTCTACTGGGATTACCATCTCCAACAATTACATGACTCACCATGACAAGGTCATGCTTTTGGGCCACAGTGATTCCTACACTCAGGACAAGAGCATGCAGGTCACTATTGCTTTCAACCACTTTGGTGAAGGCCTAGTTCAAAGAATGCCAAG GTGTAGGCATGGATATTTTCATGTGGTGAACAATGACTATACCCACTGGGAAATGTATGCCATCGGGGGAAGTGCTAATCCTACCATCAATAGCCAAGGAAACAGGTTTGTTGCACCCGATGACAGATTCAGCAAAGAG GTGACAAAGCATGAGGATGCACCAGAGAGTGAATGGAAAGGATGGAATTGGAGGTCAGAAGGGGACTTGTTGGTAAACGGTGCGTTTTTCACGGCATCGGGGGCTGGAGCCTCCTCTAGCTATGCAAGAGCATCTAGCTTGAGTGCAAGGCCATCTTCATTGGTGGGGTCCATAACCACTGGTGCGGGTGCACTCAGCTGTAGGAAGGGTTCCCGCTGCTGA